One genomic segment of Streptomyces sp. TLI_146 includes these proteins:
- a CDS encoding plasmid stabilization protein has translation MPRGSSPKRERQYEHIKESAEQRGESTKRAKEIAARTVNKERARSGESKTASKSSTQDMSSSKRGGQRSHSGSEGPTYDQLYAEAQRRNIHGRSDMNKAQLKRALGGK, from the coding sequence ATGCCTCGTGGATCCAGCCCCAAGCGGGAACGCCAGTACGAGCACATCAAGGAGAGCGCCGAGCAGCGCGGCGAGAGCACCAAGCGCGCCAAGGAGATCGCCGCCAGGACCGTCAACAAGGAGCGCGCCCGCTCCGGCGAGTCCAAGACCGCCAGTAAGAGCTCCACGCAGGACATGTCGTCCTCCAAGCGCGGGGGCCAGCGCTCGCACAGCGGCTCCGAGGGACCGACGTACGACCAGCTCTACGCCGAGGCCCAGCGCCGCAACATCCACGGCCGCTCCGACATGAACAAGGCCCAGCTCAAGCGCGCACTCGGCGGCAAGTGA
- the ligD gene encoding non-homologous end-joining DNA ligase → MTTTKTFRVGGHTVEVSRPEKVLFPGDGITKADLAAYYRTVAQRMLPHLRGRPLMLERHPDGIDGPAFMQKAVSDHFPDWIHRAELPKEDGTVTYAVCDDTATLLYLAGQACVTPHRFLSKADRPDHPDRLVFDLDPSGDDFEPVRTAALGLRELLEELDLPSLVMTTGSRGLHVVVALDRRAPFDEVRGFAHDAAELLASRHPDELTTEPRKKARRGRLYLDVQRNAYAQTAVAPYAVRALPGAPIAAPLAWTDVTDPDLTARRWTIGTAEDLLKDNPWRNPPRPRSLTTASRSLRAMGRP, encoded by the coding sequence ATGACCACGACGAAGACCTTCCGGGTGGGCGGACACACCGTGGAGGTGAGCCGGCCGGAGAAGGTCCTCTTCCCCGGGGACGGCATCACCAAGGCCGATCTGGCCGCGTACTACCGCACGGTGGCCCAGCGCATGCTGCCCCACCTGCGCGGCCGTCCGCTCATGCTGGAACGCCACCCCGACGGAATCGACGGCCCCGCCTTCATGCAGAAGGCCGTGTCCGACCACTTCCCCGACTGGATCCACCGCGCCGAGTTGCCCAAGGAGGACGGCACCGTCACCTATGCCGTCTGCGACGACACCGCCACCCTGCTCTACCTCGCCGGCCAGGCGTGCGTCACCCCGCACCGTTTCCTGTCGAAGGCGGACCGGCCCGACCATCCGGACCGGCTCGTGTTCGACCTCGACCCTTCGGGCGACGACTTCGAACCGGTCCGCACGGCCGCACTGGGCCTGCGCGAGCTGCTGGAGGAGCTGGATCTGCCCTCGCTCGTGATGACGACGGGCTCGCGCGGCCTCCACGTCGTCGTGGCCCTCGACCGCCGGGCGCCCTTCGACGAGGTACGCGGCTTCGCCCACGACGCCGCCGAACTGCTCGCCTCCCGCCACCCCGACGAACTCACCACCGAGCCGAGGAAGAAGGCCCGCCGGGGCCGGCTCTACCTGGACGTCCAGCGCAACGCGTACGCGCAGACCGCGGTCGCCCCCTACGCGGTCCGGGCCCTTCCCGGAGCCCCGATCGCCGCGCCCCTGGCCTGGACCGACGTCACGGACCCGGACCTCACCGCGCGCCGCTGGACCATCGGCACGGCCGAGGACCTGCTCAAGGACAACCCGTGGCGCAACCCACCACGCCCCCGTTCACTCACGACCGCCAGCCGGAGCCTGCGGGCAATGGGGCGCCCCTAG
- a CDS encoding DNA polymerase ligase N-terminal domain-containing protein translates to MSAKKALARYQQRRDFAKTAEPRGRAARQPAEQPSFVVQIHDARSMHFDFRLEADGVLKSFAVPKGPSKDPHDKRFATPTEDHPLEYRDFEGVIPKGEYGGGTVIVWDEGTYRNLSSGRDGREIPLTRALEQGHASFSLHGRKLHGGYSLTRFRTEQDGEREAWLLVKHTDGHARADGTPDPRRARSARTGRTLGQVETEAAHQDGERS, encoded by the coding sequence ATGTCGGCCAAGAAGGCGCTGGCGCGCTACCAGCAGCGGCGCGACTTCGCCAAGACCGCCGAACCCCGGGGACGAGCGGCCCGGCAGCCCGCCGAGCAGCCCTCGTTCGTCGTGCAGATCCACGACGCGCGCAGCATGCACTTCGACTTCCGGCTGGAGGCCGACGGGGTCCTGAAGTCCTTCGCCGTTCCCAAAGGGCCGTCGAAGGACCCCCACGACAAGCGGTTCGCGACCCCGACCGAGGATCACCCGCTGGAGTACCGCGACTTCGAGGGCGTCATCCCCAAGGGTGAATACGGTGGCGGCACGGTGATCGTGTGGGACGAGGGCACCTACCGCAACCTCTCCTCCGGCCGCGACGGCCGGGAGATCCCCCTGACCCGGGCGCTGGAACAGGGCCACGCCTCGTTCAGCCTGCACGGCCGCAAGCTGCACGGCGGCTACTCGCTCACCCGCTTCCGCACCGAGCAGGACGGGGAGCGCGAGGCGTGGCTGCTGGTCAAGCACACCGACGGACATGCCCGCGCCGACGGGACGCCCGACCCCAGGCGGGCCCGGTCGGCTCGTACCGGCCGGACGCTGGGGCAGGTGGAGACGGAAGCCGCGCACCAGGACGGGGAGCGGTCGTGA
- a CDS encoding phosphatase PAP2 family protein, translated as MLSRITRRIDFAALRQPRAILWATAGVVTLGFLIGLEITARHYGLPGPIANQAQEVIFAPKSGPLLYAGMALTMVVLTWRQRFIAIGVAVGIDAVVLLLRWALDAKLAFGNGALWVILGIAVIALTRRTGRERALLLKGVGLGLLLVAGHKTGDTWLLITSKTRPMVLDQYVATADHALGNPSWLAGQVVEASGPFGSHLLHFVYSQLPLAAALVALYQLRKVAVERRFPEHHLVRTFLVIGLLGPAIYMIFPVVGPVFAYGDGAFGTGGGHWALAQLWPNTPPPLNPHPMPYDEITPRNCMPSLHTAWATTIFIHSRKGSRGVRYAGTFWLVATLSATLGFGYHYGADLIAGVVFALTIEAAMRSFNRGWDRSAIQLVAYGTAVFSALLVSYRYLPMEMAKHPWVFGPLLILALSSVVYSYARTTKMWEPQAATARQPELQPQPEMA; from the coding sequence GTGCTTTCGCGAATAACCCGCAGAATTGACTTCGCCGCGTTGCGTCAGCCGCGCGCGATTCTGTGGGCCACGGCGGGCGTGGTAACCCTCGGATTCCTCATCGGCCTGGAGATCACGGCGCGTCACTATGGCCTGCCGGGTCCGATCGCCAATCAGGCGCAGGAGGTGATATTCGCCCCCAAATCGGGGCCGCTGTTGTATGCCGGTATGGCGTTGACGATGGTGGTGCTCACCTGGCGGCAGCGCTTCATCGCGATCGGTGTCGCGGTCGGCATCGACGCCGTTGTCCTGCTGCTGCGCTGGGCGCTCGATGCCAAGCTGGCCTTCGGCAATGGCGCGTTGTGGGTGATCCTGGGCATTGCGGTCATCGCCCTTACACGTCGCACCGGTCGTGAGCGTGCGCTGCTGCTGAAGGGCGTCGGTCTCGGCCTGCTGCTGGTGGCCGGGCACAAGACGGGCGACACCTGGCTGCTCATCACGTCGAAGACCCGGCCGATGGTGCTCGACCAGTACGTGGCGACCGCCGACCACGCGCTGGGCAATCCGTCGTGGCTGGCGGGCCAGGTCGTGGAGGCCAGCGGCCCCTTCGGCTCCCACCTCCTGCACTTCGTCTACAGTCAGCTTCCGCTGGCGGCGGCTCTTGTCGCCCTTTACCAGCTGCGCAAAGTGGCGGTCGAGCGCCGCTTCCCGGAACACCATCTGGTGCGCACCTTCCTGGTCATCGGGCTGCTCGGGCCTGCCATCTACATGATCTTCCCGGTGGTCGGACCGGTCTTCGCCTACGGCGACGGCGCCTTCGGTACCGGCGGCGGGCACTGGGCGCTGGCCCAGCTCTGGCCGAACACGCCGCCGCCGCTGAACCCGCACCCGATGCCGTACGACGAGATCACCCCGCGCAACTGCATGCCCAGCCTGCACACGGCATGGGCCACGACGATCTTCATTCATTCCCGCAAGGGTTCACGGGGAGTGCGATACGCGGGCACGTTCTGGCTGGTCGCCACGCTCAGCGCGACGCTGGGATTCGGCTACCACTACGGCGCGGATCTCATCGCGGGTGTCGTGTTCGCGCTGACGATCGAGGCGGCGATGCGCTCGTTCAACCGAGGCTGGGACCGGTCGGCAATTCAGCTGGTCGCTTATGGCACAGCGGTCTTCTCCGCGCTCTTGGTGTCGTACCGCTATCTGCCGATGGAAATGGCCAAGCACCCGTGGGTGTTCGGACCGCTTCTCATCCTGGCGCTGAGCTCGGTCGTCTACAGCTATGCGCGGACCACCAAAATGTGGGAACCGCAGGCCGCGACCGCACGGCAACCGGAATTGCAGCCGCAGCCCGAAATGGCGTGA
- a CDS encoding CatB-related O-acetyltransferase, producing the protein MPVPADPTVLHPMPEQPRVVLLKPLVKSPLIEVGEYSYYDDPDDATAFETRNVLYHYGPEKLIIGRFCALGTGVRFLMNGANHRMDGPSTFPFPTMGGSWSEHFDLLTGLPNRGDTVVGNDVWFGYGTTVMAGVRIGHGAIIGSGAVVTSDVPDYGIVGGNPARLIRTRYSDEDIARLLAVAWWDWPAEHITEHIRTIMSGSIDDLEAAAPRTSEA; encoded by the coding sequence ATGCCTGTCCCCGCCGACCCGACGGTCCTCCATCCGATGCCCGAGCAGCCGCGGGTGGTGCTGCTCAAGCCGCTGGTGAAGTCACCGCTGATCGAGGTCGGGGAGTACTCCTACTACGACGACCCGGACGACGCGACGGCGTTCGAGACGCGGAACGTGCTCTACCACTACGGGCCCGAGAAGCTGATCATCGGCAGGTTCTGCGCGCTGGGCACGGGGGTGCGGTTCCTCATGAACGGAGCCAACCACCGTATGGACGGCCCCTCGACTTTCCCCTTTCCCACCATGGGCGGCTCGTGGTCCGAGCACTTCGACCTGCTCACCGGCCTGCCGAACCGGGGGGACACCGTCGTCGGCAACGACGTCTGGTTCGGATACGGGACCACCGTGATGGCCGGAGTGCGGATCGGGCACGGCGCGATCATCGGCTCGGGGGCCGTGGTCACCTCGGACGTACCCGACTACGGGATCGTCGGCGGCAATCCCGCCCGCCTCATCCGCACCCGTTACAGCGACGAGGACATCGCCCGGCTGCTGGCCGTGGCCTGGTGGGACTGGCCGGCCGAGCACATCACCGAACACATACGGACGATCATGTCGGGCAGCATCGACGACCTGGAAGCCGCCGCCCCGAGGACTTCCGAGGCGTAA
- a CDS encoding serine hydrolase, which produces MTTGSRNTSAHEQSRPRSAARRRRERLMVAVSLLAVTGLVGTLGYEGHAAARTTATPPTAHATPASAAESPHHSQLERLARKLVAAGAPAVIVRVDDGHGRPVEITEQAPWTRKDHQLRAEDEFRMGSNTKTMMATLVLQLVGEGKLALTDPVETWLPGQVPNGRAITLRMLLNHTSGLSDYTEDPAILPSAMGKDARRWTSEQLLALGVRHDPLFPPGTQWSYSNTNYAAIGAVLERATGTSLADLVRDRIARPLHLEHTYYATDSAWRGPHARGYEPDAAHMPPGVPAEARDFAGAHHDGQVDVSRNNPSWGGAAGAMVSTAHDWARFYTALMSGKLLPAAQLAQMRTTVPMDPNDPGGPGYGLGIQTAATPCGRVWAHDGGIPGYLSTHVTDPTGRRTATVLVATEAFAEHPKAFPVLTQAAKTLQSAAMCAMFDRPAPMVEPIS; this is translated from the coding sequence ATGACGACAGGCTCGCGCAACACCAGCGCGCACGAACAGTCCCGGCCTCGATCCGCCGCCCGCCGACGTCGTGAGCGCCTCATGGTCGCGGTATCCCTCCTGGCGGTGACCGGCCTGGTCGGCACGCTCGGTTACGAAGGCCACGCGGCCGCCCGTACGACCGCGACTCCGCCGACCGCGCATGCCACTCCCGCCTCCGCGGCCGAGTCGCCCCACCACTCCCAACTGGAGCGCCTGGCACGGAAATTGGTGGCAGCCGGAGCGCCCGCAGTGATCGTGCGGGTGGACGACGGCCACGGCCGCCCCGTCGAGATCACCGAGCAGGCCCCCTGGACCAGGAAGGATCACCAGCTCCGGGCGGAAGACGAGTTCCGGATGGGCTCCAACACCAAGACCATGATGGCCACGCTCGTGCTGCAACTGGTCGGTGAGGGCAAGCTCGCCCTGACCGACCCGGTGGAGACCTGGCTGCCGGGCCAGGTGCCCAACGGCCGCGCGATCACATTGCGCATGCTGCTGAACCACACCAGCGGCCTGTCCGACTACACCGAAGACCCCGCGATCCTGCCCTCCGCCATGGGCAAGGACGCGAGGCGATGGACATCGGAGCAACTGCTCGCACTCGGCGTGCGGCACGATCCGCTGTTCCCGCCGGGCACCCAGTGGTCGTACAGCAACACCAACTACGCGGCGATCGGCGCCGTCCTGGAGAGGGCCACGGGCACGAGTCTGGCTGACCTGGTCCGTGACCGGATCGCCCGTCCGCTCCACCTGGAGCACACCTACTACGCCACGGACTCCGCCTGGCGCGGCCCGCACGCCCGGGGTTACGAACCCGACGCGGCCCACATGCCGCCGGGTGTGCCCGCCGAGGCCAGGGACTTCGCCGGGGCGCACCACGACGGTCAGGTGGACGTCTCCCGCAACAACCCCTCGTGGGGCGGGGCAGCCGGGGCCATGGTGTCCACGGCGCACGACTGGGCGCGGTTCTACACCGCGCTGATGTCCGGCAAGCTGCTGCCCGCCGCCCAGCTGGCCCAGATGCGCACCACCGTGCCCATGGATCCGAATGATCCGGGTGGGCCCGGCTACGGGCTGGGCATCCAGACCGCCGCGACCCCGTGCGGCAGGGTGTGGGCGCACGACGGCGGCATTCCCGGCTACCTCAGCACCCACGTCACCGACCCCACTGGCAGGCGCACGGCGACTGTCCTCGTCGCGACGGAGGCCTTCGCCGAGCACCCGAAAGCCTTCCCCGTACTCACCCAAGCGGCCAAGACGCTCCAGAGCGCGGCGATGTGCGCCATGTTCGACAGGCCCGCACCGATGGTGGAACCGATCAGCTGA
- a CDS encoding VOC family protein: MPDANSPYQPGTPCWVDLMVPDQQAALDFYCGLFGWEGEVGPPETGGYAVCTLNGKPVAGIATAMLPDGGPTRPTVWTTYLATSDADADEKSVVGNGGTVIMPGVDVLTLGRMSLAADPTGAVFGLWQAHDFLGAQVVNEPGAFIWSELNTGDPDAAALFYADVLGITRAPMDGEDGYFALRVDKRTVAGMQGLDKMPPGTPSHWLTYFAVDDTDSTIEALIRAGGNVLRPPFDMTAGRMAVVQDPQGGKFAIITPSSTESR, encoded by the coding sequence ATGCCCGATGCCAACAGCCCCTACCAGCCCGGTACTCCCTGCTGGGTCGACCTCATGGTCCCCGACCAGCAGGCGGCGCTCGACTTCTACTGCGGCCTGTTCGGCTGGGAGGGGGAGGTGGGGCCGCCGGAGACCGGTGGGTACGCCGTCTGCACACTCAACGGCAAACCGGTGGCGGGCATAGCGACCGCGATGTTGCCCGACGGCGGGCCCACCCGGCCGACCGTGTGGACCACCTATCTCGCCACCTCCGACGCTGACGCCGACGAGAAGAGCGTCGTCGGCAACGGCGGCACCGTGATCATGCCCGGGGTGGACGTCCTCACGCTCGGACGTATGTCGCTCGCCGCCGACCCCACGGGCGCGGTGTTCGGTCTGTGGCAGGCCCACGACTTCCTCGGCGCGCAGGTCGTCAACGAGCCCGGCGCGTTCATCTGGAGCGAGCTGAACACCGGCGACCCGGATGCCGCAGCACTCTTCTACGCCGACGTCCTGGGCATCACGAGGGCCCCGATGGACGGCGAGGACGGCTACTTCGCCCTCCGAGTGGACAAGCGGACCGTCGCCGGGATGCAGGGGCTCGACAAGATGCCGCCGGGCACGCCCTCGCACTGGCTGACGTACTTCGCCGTCGACGACACCGACAGCACCATCGAGGCCCTGATCCGCGCGGGCGGCAACGTCCTCAGGCCGCCGTTCGACATGACCGCGGGGCGGATGGCCGTGGTGCAGGACCCGCAGGGCGGCAAATTCGCCATCATCACCCCTTCCTCCACCGAATCCCGCTGA
- a CDS encoding dihydrofolate reductase family protein gives MSATYTFDVFSSLDGFGGAGGDWTGYWGKQGPELLDRRLALYDEEQRMVFGANTYRAFAQMLAASTEESDVRDPWVTRMRSLPATVVSTTLEEPLDWPDANVVSGDAVDVVARLKQESAVPLRSHGSLSMNRALMAAGLVDRVQVTLFPVITGKTGLDPIFQGAADFDLELIEHRTLDGHIQELIYRPTLHA, from the coding sequence ATGTCCGCCACCTACACGTTCGACGTCTTTTCCAGCCTCGACGGCTTCGGCGGCGCCGGCGGCGACTGGACCGGCTACTGGGGCAAGCAGGGCCCCGAGCTCCTGGACCGCCGCCTCGCCCTGTACGACGAGGAGCAGCGGATGGTCTTCGGGGCCAACACGTATCGCGCGTTCGCGCAGATGCTGGCCGCGAGCACCGAGGAGTCCGATGTACGTGACCCCTGGGTCACACGGATGAGGAGCCTGCCGGCCACGGTGGTGTCGACCACGCTGGAGGAGCCCCTCGACTGGCCGGACGCGAACGTCGTGAGCGGCGACGCCGTCGATGTCGTCGCCCGGCTCAAGCAGGAGTCCGCGGTACCGCTGCGCTCGCACGGCAGTCTGTCGATGAACCGGGCTCTCATGGCGGCCGGGCTGGTCGACCGCGTCCAGGTGACGCTCTTCCCCGTGATCACGGGGAAGACGGGGCTGGACCCGATCTTCCAGGGTGCGGCCGACTTCGACCTCGAACTGATCGAGCACCGGACGCTCGACGGCCATATCCAGGAGCTCATCTACCGGCCCACCCTGCACGCCTGA